The following are encoded in a window of Arachis duranensis cultivar V14167 unplaced genomic scaffold, aradu.V14167.gnm2.J7QH unplaced_Scaffold_165934, whole genome shotgun sequence genomic DNA:
- the LOC107477062 gene encoding protein STRICTOSIDINE SYNTHASE-LIKE 10, giving the protein MKKLLLLLKVSTIIVVLMNNLPSIGVLGYGPVVLIRGGVRDSCSQIELPKTVHGPESIAFDCHGKGPYVGVSDGRILKWHQEHRSWIQFAVTSATRDKKLCDGLTNTTLEPLCGRPLGLKFNTVTCDLYVADAYFGLVVVGAAGGVAKQLVHSADKVPLKFTNALDINTQTGEVYFTDSSSIYQRRSYLPIILTDDSTGRLLKYDPRTKQVHVVLNGLAFPNGVALSKDNSFLLLAVSDTFKILKIHINNNNNNINNKNNKNNPTNINNNNYYYVQHFATLPRYSDNIKRNEKGEFWVALNSGRGKIQGLVKDHENIIGENVVDPLSEDPVGIKFDEEGNLIEVIDGGFGDQLDSVSEVEEFGGRLWLGSNVQPYVGVINPTPL; this is encoded by the exons atgaagaaactACTACTCCTCCTTAAAGTTAGTACAATAATTGTTGTGTTGATGAATAATTTGCCATCAATAGGAGTGTTGGGTTATGGACCAGTAGTGTTGATAAGAGGGGGAGTGAGAGATTCTTGTTCACAAATTGAGCTTCCTAAAACAGTTCATGGTCCTGAGAGCATAGCATTTGATTGCCATGGCAAAGGACCTTATGTTGGTGTTTCTGATGGAAGAATTCTCAAATGGCATCAAGAACACAGATCTTGGATTCAGTTCGCGGTTACCTCCGCAACAAG GGACAAAAAATTATGTGATGGGTTGACAAATACAACCTTGGAACCGTTGTGTGGAAGGCCTTTAGGGCTCAAATTCAACACTGTAACTTGTGATCTGTATGTCGCCGACGCCTACTTTGGACTCGTGGTGGTCGGAGCTGCCGGCGGCGTGGCAAAACAGTTGGTCCATTCTGCAGATAAAGTTCCATTGAAGTTCACAAATGCTTTGGATATTAACACTCAAACTGGTGAAGTGTACTTCACAGATAGCAGCAGTATATATCAAAGAAG gtcATATTTGCCAATAATACTGACGGATGATTCAACTGGAAGATTGTTAAAATATGATCCAAGAACAAAACAAGTTCATGTTGTGCTCAATGGCTTAGCATTCCCCAATGGTGTTGCCCTAAGCAAGGACAACTCTTTCCTTCTCTTAGCTGTTTCAGACACATTCAAGATCTTGAAGATtcacattaataataataataataatattaataataaaaataataagaataaccCTACTAATATCAATAACAACAACTACTACTATGTACAACATTTTGCAACGCTTCCACGTTACTCTGATAATATTAAGAGGAATGAGAAAGGTGAGTTTTGGGTGGCACTTAATAGTGGAAGGGGAAAGATTCAAGGGTTAGTGAAAGATCATGAAAATATTATTGGAGAAAATGTAGTTGATCCATTATCAGAAGATCCTGTGGGGATTAAATTTGATGAAGAGGGAAATCTTATTGAGGTCATTGATGGAGGGTTTGGTGACCAACTTGATTCTGTTAGTGAAGTCGAAGAATTTGGTGGAAGATTGTGGTTGGGTTCTAATGTGCAACCTTATGTCGGAGTCATAAACCCTACGCCGCTTTAA
- the LOC127743983 gene encoding uncharacterized protein LOC127743983 produces MEKKLGRPVCRSEVIVSTLLKKDGSYVSGEGQRLAEKIAEHLSEDQERAAAEGIHSKVLAHPDDAIGKVCSPENGKRVRGFSNAAYPSGFGKSKRIFGGAICGGSSGASQQHVAELEKQLQEAKGQVATLYRFLQQKYGDEVPTLSDSVPHIESE; encoded by the exons atg gaaaaaaaattggGAAGGCCTGTATGTCGAAGCGAGGTTATTGTATCAACTTTGCTAAAGAAAGATGGGAGTTATGTAAGCGGGGAAGGACAACGATTAGCT GAAAAGATAGCAGAGCATTTGTCTGAAGACCAAGAGCGTGCTGCCGCTGAAGGTATTCATTCAAAGGTCTTGGCTCATCCGGATGATGCAATTGGAAAAGTTTGTAGTCCTGAGAATGGTAAGCGAGTACGTGGCTTTAGTAATGCTGCATATCCCAGTGGTTTTGGCAAGTCAAAGCGCATCTTTGGAGGGGCAATATGCGGAGGTTCTAGCGGTGCATCGCAACAGCATGTTGCAGAATTAGAAAAGCAACTTCAAGAAGCTAAAGGTCAAGTGGCAACTCTTTACAGATTTCTACAACAGAAATACGGTGATGAAGTACCTACCTTATCTGATTCTGTGCCACACATTGAGTCGGAATGA
- the LOC107478303 gene encoding uncharacterized protein LOC107478303, translated as MTRKHNISGQSILEELRRQSEDINLSSEDGLEQIRLNDDGDEISETEMLNQSGGDLPERAAPKNKRDENEPLLVKVKDISSGEIITRKMTAIQVWALKKSEKVMMELDADGQGRDNGSNLFVRFLGQVARRIIFCPISIKRWDKMPEDNTKRQWELIEENFEFDYAAGVKWALRTLGDRWKAHKYNLRGEYFFPNKRKAEILAVNPSDILPVEWTAFVDHYMDLKIKVNN; from the exons ATGACGCGTAAACATAATATCTCCGGACAGTCAATCCTCGAAGAGTTACGAAGACAAAGTGAAGACATAAACTTGAGTTCGGAAGATGGGTTGGAACAAATTAGGCTCAATGATGATGGGGATGAAATTTCAGAGACGGAGATGTTAAATCAAAGTGGTGGTGATCTACCGGAACGTGCTGCACctaagaataaaagagatgaaaatgagCCACTGCTTGTGAAAGTTAAAG ACATCTCTAGTGGAGAAATTATCACTCGCAAGATGACAGCGATTCAGGTTTGGGCCTTGAAAAAGAGTGAAAAAGTTATGATGGAGTTGGATGCAGATGGACAAGGTCGAGATAACGGCTCGAACCTGTTTGTGAGATTTCTTGGTCAGGTAGCTCGTCGAATTATATTTTGTCCCATATCAATCAAAAGATGGGATAAGATGCCAGAAGATAACACAAAAAGACAATGGGAACTTATTGAA gaaaattttgagtttgattatgcTGCTGGCGTCAAATGGGCTCTGAGGACCTTAGGTGATAGATGGAAGGCCCATAAGTATAATTTACGAGGAGAATACTTCTTTCCTAACAAAAGAAAGGCAGAAATTCTGGCTGTGAATCCCTCAGACATACTGCCTGTTGAATGGACTGCTTTTGTGGATCATTATATGGATCTTAAAATAAAGGTAAATAATTAa